Proteins from a genomic interval of Mustela lutreola isolate mMusLut2 chromosome 4, mMusLut2.pri, whole genome shotgun sequence:
- the SFXN3 gene encoding sideroflexin-3 codes for MGELPLDINIQEPRWDQSTFLGRARHFFTVTDPRNLLLSGAQLEASRNIVQNYRAGVVTPGLTEDQLWRAKYVYDSAFHPDTGEKVVLIGRMSAQVPMNMTITGCMLTFYRQTPTVVFWQWVNQSFNAVVNYSNRSGDAPITVRQLGTAYVSATTGAVATALGLKSLTKHLPPLVGRFVPFAAVAAANCINIPLMRQRELQVGIPVTDVENQRLGHSVAAAKQGIFQVVISRICMAIPAMAIPPVIMDTLEKKDFLKRRPWLGAPLQVGLVGFCLVFATPLCCALFPQRSSLPVSRLEPELRARIREQNPDIEVVYYNKGL; via the exons ATGGGTGAGTTGCCCTTGGATATCAATATCCAGGAACCTCGCTGGGACCAAAGCACTTTCCTGGGCAGAGCCCGGCACTTCTTCACTGTCACCGACCCCCGAAATCTGCTGCTGTCTGGAGCACAGCTGGAAGCCTCCCGGAACATCGTGCAGAACTATAG GGCTGGTGTGGTGACACCTGGGCTCACCGAGGACCAGCTGTGGAGGGCCAAGTATGTGTATGACTCAGCCTTCCATCCGGACACGGGGGAGAAGGTGGTCCTGATTGGCCGTATGTCGGCGCAGGTGCCCATGAACATGACCATCACTGGCTGCATGCTCACCTTCTACAGGCAG ACACCGACCGTGGTGTTCTGGCAGTGGGTGAATCAGTCCTTCAATGCTGTTGTCAACTACTCCAACCGCAGTGGCGATGCTCCCATCACTGTGAG GCAGCTGGGGACGGCTTATGTGAGTGCCACCACGGGCGCCGTGGCCACAGCCCTGGGGCTCAAATCCCTCACCAAG cacctgccccctTTGGTCGGCAGATTTGTGCCCTTCGCCGCGGTGGCGGCTGCCAACTGCATCAACATCCCCCTGATGAGGCAGAG GGAACTGCAAGTGGGCATCCCAGTGACCGATGTGGAAAATCAGAGACTTGGCCACTCAGTGGCTGCGGCCAAGCAAGGAATCTTCCAGGTGGTGATATCGAGAATCTGCATGGCCATTCCTGCCATGG CCATTCCCCCCGTGATCATGGACACTCTGGAGAAGAAAGACTTCCTAAAG CGTCGCCCCTGGCTGGGGGCGCCCCTGCAGGTGGGACTGGTGGGCTTCTG CCTGGTATTTGCCACCCCCTTGTGCTGTGCCCTGTTCCCTCAGAGAAG CTCCTTACCTGTGAGCAGGCTGGAGCCAGAGCTGAGGGCTCGGATCCGTGAGCAAAACCCTGACATCGAAGTGGTTTACTACAACAAGGGGCTTTGA